In Antechinus flavipes isolate AdamAnt ecotype Samford, QLD, Australia chromosome 3, AdamAnt_v2, whole genome shotgun sequence, a genomic segment contains:
- the USF3 gene encoding basic helix-loop-helix domain-containing protein USF3, with amino-acid sequence MRKVLLSVTMPEMTENETPTKKQHRKKNRETHNAVERHRKKKINAGINRIGELVPCSPALKQSKNMILDQAFKYITELKRQNDELLLNGGNHEQAEEIKKLRKQLEETQRENGRYIELLKANDICLYDDPTIHWKGNLKNAKVSVVIPSDQIQKNIIVYSNGSQPGGNNQATAVQGITFNVGHNLQKQTANVVPVQRSCNLVTPVSLSGVYPPENKPWHQTPVSSLTANQSVPLCLPATIPAQNILDISTSENESSVLSSNSSQITVPSGSEPNQQSSSSMPLSGQNASESKNGQESPKLPKRPVSCATSIPPSTSILSFQVQPGNKSCLSLQDFRSDCQDNFVVPVADTACSQPLRPSVPRNSSPVNISKNTDLTSSAGVEPPSVALAVKATTAISTVSASHLDSGWSLSCSLPSSSVNASDLKNISSLTRIPSSGNTQTTWTTLQLAGNTVQPLSQTPSTVVTPILNEPGNSTSATNHNRHMATCVLNGLNGSYPSDGQQVEQVVVTLPSCPSLPMQPLIAQPPIKTQPPTNILPYNSTMQVIQMAQPVGSAVNAGSANQNVIILQPPSTTPCPGVMRAEVPNQTVGQQIVIIQAANQNSLPLLSAPPPGSVRVSVNGANPVVVSNNSVQNVSAPQTFGGKHLVHILPRPSSSSSNSTQTFSVTMSNQQQPQTISLNGQLFALQPVMSSSGATNQTPMQIIQPTTSEDPNTNVALNTFGALASLNQSISQMAGQSCVQLAIGQPANPPPAATSRVTSVNCVSLSTTAASPLTTDNTTVLSNTANHMNTSPVKALASLPSNVKSKRVIKKPGPKKHLANKSACPVNPTRDSGKLDCANTEGSTPQSCADGLLESLPVALTPATESQANSVNASDSHSFEGVNSEPVVSESHSLEVSHSPSQEPITSEHFVLTSPDPRDSVSTLQSGRSQSKPATSPEVSDSSKSCISSSLLIPSPSDPHILVSQIPGSSSTQSTTSTSGASGMEIISEPCRQDSSAAVQATSLLKGHGLTALLSDLTKEKEGQKTPLSAQVDHPNFPSENSKIVGSSIELPQKQELLLMNGEGGNLSQHHSCIPDQEAINSSLLASRQTDSPMSTSSGSSRGFSVASMLPDTTREDVTNSTSASTCDSCTFAEQTDIVALAARAIFDQENLEKGRVGVQTDIQETTSKPSEASSLEGEQPFKTQAAKENTTGQVEATANEFSSQDSVQANVDRSLEKSSCSVSTETSHASIQVSTSQSPSISSLSVNNLIHQSSINHPLVSCSEQPAIPATVNLSVSSSSYATQPPEPSLMTEYSQDQLNTMTNIPNSQIQESHLKSSHESRKDPAKRPVQDDLLLSTAKRQKHCQPASLRLEGMSLMSRTPDNIADQTQMMVGQIPPNSSNSVVPVSNPGHVDDLSRLFPPNNNFVTSALRQPEVQCNSQPSMTEQQQSQAGSQHLQPLQQQHVPPAQGISHLHNNHPYLKQQQQAGQLRERHHLYQLQHHVPHADSSIHSQSHSVHQQRTIQQEVQMQKKRNLVQGTQAPQLSLQQKHHGSDQSRPKGGQPHPHHQQMQQQMQQHFGNSQSEKSCENPSTSRTHHNHPQNHLNQDIMHQQQDVGSRQQSSGVSSEHVTAHNPMQRLMPPRGLEQQMVSQPSIVTRSSDMTCTPHRPERNRVSSYSAEALIGKTSSNSEQRMGISIQGPRVSDQLEMRSYLDVPRNKGLAIHNMQSRVDHTVASEVRLSDCQTFKPSGASQQPQSNFEVQSSRNNEIGNPVSSLRGMQSQAFRISQNNGPPIDRQKRLPYPPVQSLPAGNTIPPRDNENACHQSFMQSLLAPHLGDQVIGSQRSISEHQRNTQCGPSSTIEYNCPPAHESIHIRRESETQNRESCDMSLGAINTRNSSLTIPFSSSSSSGDIQGRNTSPNVSVQKSNPMRMTESHGTKSHMNPPVTTNIHGVARPSLPHPSVSHGSADQGPPSIRQPNSSVTQRSRHPLQDSSSGSKIRQAERNRSGNQRHNNVFDPSLPHLPLSTSGSMIIGRQQSSTEKRGSIVRFMPDSPQVSNESAAPDQHTLSQNFGFPFIPEGGMNPPINANTSFIPQVTQPSATRTPALIPVDPQNTLPSFYPPYSPAHPTLSNDISIPYFPNQMFSNPSTEKVNSGGLNNRFGTILSPPRPVGFAQPSFPLLPDMPPMHMTNSHLSNFNMTSLFPEIATALPDGSAMSPLLTIANSSASDSSKQTSNRPAHNISHILGHDCSSAV; translated from the exons ATGAGAAAG GTCCTCCTCTCTGTAACCATGCCAgagatgacagaaaatgaaactcCTACAAAGAAGCAGCACCG AAAGAAAAACCGGGAGACACACAATGCAG TGGAGAGACAtcgaaagaagaaaattaatgcGGGAATCAACCGAATCGGAGAACTTGTACCATGTTCACCTGCACTGAAGCAG AGCAAGAACATGATCCTGGATCAAGCCTTTAAGTACATAACAGaattaaaaaggcaaaatgatGAACTCTTACTTAATGGAGGAAACCATGAACAAG ctgaagaaattaaaaaactaCGGAAACAGCTTGAAGAAACCCAAAGGGAAAATGGTCGATACATTGAATTACTGAAAGCAAATGACATTTGCCTGTATGATGATCCTACAATCCATTGGAAAGGAAATCTCAAAAATGCCAAAGTTTCTGTTGTTATTCCTAGTGACCAGATTCAGAAGAACATCATTGTGTATTCAAATGGAAGTCAACCTGGTGGAAACAACCAAGCGACAGCTGTTCAGGGAATTACATTTAATGTTGGTCATAATTTACAAAAACAGACAGCTAATGTTGTGCCAGTTCAAAGGTCTTGCAATCTGGTGACTCCTGTGTCCCTTTCTGGAGTTTATCCCCCTGAAAATAAGCCATGGCATCAGACTCCAGTTTCTTCCTTGACTGCTAATCAGTCTGTTCCCCTTTGTCTTCCTGCTACCATTCCTGCTCAGAACATTCTTGACATTTCCACCTCAGAAAATGAGTCAAGTGTGCTTAGTTCTAACAGCTCGCAGATTACTGTTCCATCTGGATCTGAACCCAACCAACAAAGTTCATCAAGTATGCCACTAAGTGGGCAGAATGCTTCTGAAAGCAAAAATGGACAAGAGAGCCCCAAGTTACCCAAGAGACCCGTGTCCTGTGCTACCAGCATTCCCCCCAGCACTTCCATACTTTCCTTTCAAGTGCAACCTGGAAACAAATCCTGTCTAAGCTTACAGGATTTTAGAAGTGATTGTCAGGACAACTTTGTGGTACCAGTTGCTGATACAGCTTGCTCCCAACCTCTGAGACCTTCAGTCCCTAGGAATTCCTCTCCAGTGAACATTAGTAAGAACACAGATTTAACAAGCAGTGCTGGTGTAGAGCCACCTTCTGTGGCTCTAGCAGTCAAGGCTACAACTGCTATAAGCACAGTCTCTGCAAGCCATTTAGACAGTGGTTGGTCTCTTTCTTGCTCTTTGCCTTCTTCAAGTGTTAATGCTTCTGATTTGAAAAACATAAGCAGCCTTACTCGCATCCCCTCATCTGGAAACACACAGACAACATGGACTACATTGCAACTAGCGGGAAACACTGTTCAGCCATTAAGCCAGACACCATCCACTGTTGTCACCCCAATATTAAATGAGCCGGGCAATAGTACTTCAGCTACCAACCACAATAGACACATGGCTACATGTGTCTTGAATGGCTTGAATGGCTCATATCCTTCAGATGGGCAGCAGGTTGAGCAAGTAGTTGTGACTTTGCCTTCTTGTCCATCTTTACCTATGCAGCCACTAATTGCTCAACCACCAATTAAAACTCAACCTCCCACAAATATCCTTCCATATAATTCAACAATGCAAGTAATTCAGATGGCTCAGCCAGTTGGGTCAGCTGTTAATGCAGGTTCAGCTAATCAGAATGTTATCATTCTTCAGCCACCCAGTACCACACCGTGCCCAGGAGTTATGAGAGCCGAAGTTCCCAATCAAACAGTTGGTCAACAGATAGTGATTATACAGGCAGCTAATCAGAATTCTTTGCCACTTCTCTCTGCTCcacctcctggttctgttcgtGTCTCTGTTAATGGAGCCAATCCTGTAGTAGTGTCTAATAATTCAGTGCAAAATGTTTCGGCTCCACAGACATTTGGAGGAAAACACCTCGTCCATATATTACCGAggccttcatcatcatcatctaattCTACACAAACTTTTTCTGTTACAATGTCAAATCAACAGCAGCCTCAGACTATTTCTTTAAATGGACAATTATTTGCTTTGCAGCCTGTAATGTCCTCATCAGGAGCTACGAATCAAACCCCTATGCAAATCATTCAACCCACCACCAGCGAAGATCCAAATACCAATGTTGCCCTGAATACATTTGGTGCTTTGGCCAGCCTCAATCAAAGCATTTCACAGATGGCTGGGCAAAGCTGTGTACAACTGGCTATCGGCCAGCCTGCCAATCCTCCACCTGCTGCTACTAGTCGGGTCACCTCAGTTAACTGTGTTTCATTATCAACTACTGCAGCATCTCCTCTAACTACTGATAACACAACAGTTCTATCCAACACTGCTAATCATATGAACACTTCTCCAGTGAAAGCTTTAGCTAGTTTGCCTTCTAATGTGAAATCAAAAAGAGTGATCAAAAAGCCAGGCCCCAAAAAACATCTAGCTAACAAATCAGCATGCCCAGTGAATCCCACTAGGGATTCAGGGAAATTAGATTGTGCCAACACAGAAGGATCAACTCCGCAATCATGTGCTGATGGGCTGCTAGAAAGCCTACCTGTGGCATTAACTCCTGCTACTGAATCTCAAGCAAACAGTGTCAATGCCTCTGATTCTCACTCCTTTGAGGGTGTCAATTCTGAACCTGTAGTGTCAGAGTCTCATTCATTAGAGGTGTCACATTCGCCCTCCCAAGAACCCATTACAAGTGAACATTTTGTTTTGACCTCACCAGATCCTCGAGATTCTGTGTCCACTTTGCAATCGGGAAGATCTCAAAGTAAGCCAGCAACTAGTCCTGAGGTATCAGACTCTTCCAAGTCCTGTATTTCATCTAGTCTCTTGATTCCCTCTCCAAGTGATCCACATATTTTGGTTTCTCAGATTCCTGGATCCTCATCCACCCAAAGCACCACAAGTACCAGTGGTGCTTCAGGAATGGAAATTATTTCTGAGCCATGTAGACAGGATTCGTCAGCTGCAGTGCAAGCCACAAGCTTATTAAAGGGACATGGTTTGACTGCATTGCTCTCTGACCTTACAAAGGAAAAAGAGGGTCAGAAAACCCCTCTTTCAGCTCAAGTGGACCATCCGAACTTTCCTTCAGAGAACTCTAAAATTGTTGGATCAAGTATTGAATTGCCTCAGAAACAGGAGCTATTACTAATGAATGGTGAAGGTGGGAATTTATCACAGCATCATTCCTGTATTCCTGATCAAGAGGCCATTAATAGCTCTTTGCTTGCCAGCAGGCAGACAGATTCCCCCATGTCAACCAGCTCTGGGAGTAGTCGTGGTTTCTCGGTTGCATCCATGCTTCCTGATACCACAAGAGAAGATGTTACCAACAGTACATCAGCTAGTACATGTGACAGTTGTACCTTTGCAGAACAAACTGATATAGTAGCACTTGCCGCAAGAGCTATTTTTGATCAAGAGAACCTTGAGAAGGGAAGAGTTGGTGTCCAGACTGATATACAGGAAACTACTTCCAAGCCATCTGAAGCTTCATCTTTAGAGGGAGAGCAGCCTTTCAAAACCCAGGCAGCAAAGGAAAATACTACAGGACAGGTAGAAGCAACAGCAAATGAATTTAGTTCCCAGGATTCCGTTCAAGCAAATGTGGATAGATCTCTTGAAAAATCAAGTTGTTCAGTGTCAACTGAAACATCACATGCTTCTATACAGGTTTCAACTTCTCAGTCACCAAGCATTTCTAGTTTAAGTGTTAATAATCTTATTCATCAGAGTAGCATCAACCATCCTTTAGTTAGCTGCTCAGAGCAACCAGCTATTCCTGCAACAGTGAATCTCTCAGTTTCATCTAGTTCCTATGCCACTCAACCTCCTGAACCATCTCTAATGACTGAATATTCTCAAGACCAGTTAAATACCATGACTAACATACCAAATTCACAAATTCAAGAATCACACTTAAAATCAAGTCATGAAAGTCGTAAGGATCCTGCCAAGCGTCCTGTTCAAGATGATCTTTTACTTTCTACAGCTAAAAGGCAAAAACATTGTCAGCCAGCATCCCTCAGACTTGAAGGTATGTCTCTAATGAGCCGGACACCTGACAACATTGCTGATCAAACTCAAATGATGGTTGGTCAAATCCCTCCTAACTCTTCAAATTCAGTGGTACCTGTTAGCAACCCAGGGCATGTGGATGACCTTTCTCGATTATTCCCACCCAACAACAACTTTGTCACATCTGCTTTGAGACAACCTGAAGTTCAGTGCAATTCACAGCCTTCAATGACTGAGCAGCAACAAAGCCAGGCAGGAAGTCAACATTTGCAGCCCTTGCAGCAGCAACATGTACCTCCTGCTCAAGGCATATCTCACCTTCATAATAATCATCCATACTTAAAGCAGCAACAGCAAGCAGGGCAGTTAAGAGAAAGACATCACTTATACCAGCTGCAGCATCATGTACCTCATGCAGACAGCTCCATTCATTCCCAGTCTCATAGTGTGCATCAACAGAGGACTATACAGCAGGAAgttcaaatgcaaaagaagaggAATCTTGTCCAGGGAACTCAAGCCCCTCAACTTTCCCTACAGCAGAAGCATCATGGAAGTGACCAGTCACGACCCAAGGGTGGGCAACCTCACCCCCACCATCAGCAGATGCAGCAACAGATGCAGCAGCATTTTGGAAATTCCCAATCAGAAAAAAGCTGCGAGAACCCTTCAACAAGCCGAACTCATCATAACCACCCACAAAACCATCTAAATCAAGACATTATGCATCAGCAACAAGATGTTGGAAGTAGGCAGCAAAGTTCAGGAGTTTCTTCTGAGCATGTAACTGCACACAATCCAATGCAAAGACTTATGCCACCTAGAGGGTTAGAGCAACAAATGGTATCCCAGCCAAGTATTGTAACGAGGTCTTCAGATATGACCTGTACGCCACATAGGCCAGAAAGAAATAGAGTTTCAAGTTATTCTGCAGAGGCACTCATTGGGAAAACTTCATCTAATTCAGAGCAGAGAATGGGCATATCAATTCAGGGTCCTAGGGTTTCAGATCAGCTTGAAATGAGGAGTTACCTTGATGTTCCAAGAAATAAGGGTTTAGCCATTCATAATATGCAGAGTCGTGTAGATCATACAGTTGCCTCAGAAGTTCGTCTTTCTGATTGTCAGACATTTAAACCGAGTGGAGCTAGCCAACAGCCCCAGAGCAATTTTGAAGTCCAGTcctcaagaaataatgaaataggtAACCCTGTGTCATCACTGAGAGGCATGCAATCCCAGGCCTTTCGAATTAGTCAAAATAATGGGCCACCTATTGACCGACAAAAGAGATTACCTTATCCACCAGTTCAGAGCCTTCCAGCTGGAAACACCATTCCTCCAAGAGACAATGAAAATGCTTGTCACCAGAGCTTTATGCAGAGTTTGCTTGCTCCTCACCTTGGTGATCAAGTCATTGGGAGCCAACGATCAATCTCAGAACATCAGAGGAATACACAGTGTGGCCCATCTTCTACAATTGAATATAATTGTCCCCCGGCCCACGAAAGCATCCATATTCGAAGAGAAAGTGAAACTCAGAATAGAGAAAGCTGTGATATGTCTTTGGGTGCTATTAATACCAGAAACAGTTCTTTGACTATTCCTTTTTCAAGCTCTTCTTCCTCAGGGGATATTCAGGGTCGAAACACAAGCCCCAATGTTTCTGTACAAAAGTCTAATCCCATGAGAATGACTGAAAGTCATGGAACCAAAAGCCACATGAATCCCCCAGTTACTACTAATATTCATGGGGTAGCACGGCCAAGTCTGCCTCATCCATCTGTGTCTCATGGGAGTGCTGATCAAGGACCTCCTTCAATTCGCCAACCTAATTCTTCAGTTACCCAGAGATCAAGGCATCCCCTACAGGACAGCAGTAGTGGTTCCAAAATCCGTCAAGCTGAAAGGAATCGTTCTGGAAACCAAAGACATAATAATGTCTTTGATCCTAGTCTTCCCCACCTCCCTCTGTCTACCAGTGGCAGTATGATTATTGGACGTCAGCAATCCTCtacagagaagagaggaagtaTTGTTCGTTTTATGCCTGATAGTCCCCAAGTGTCTAATGAGAGTGCGGCCCCAGATCAACACACTTTGTCCCAAAATTTTGGATTCCCATTTATTCCAGAGGGTGGTATGAATCCACCAATAAATGCCAATACTTCTTTCATTCCACAGGTTACTCAGCCCAGTGCCACTAGGACTCCAGCACTCATCCCGGTAGATCCCCAGAATACATTGCCTTCTTTCTATCCACCTTATTCACCGGCTCACCCTACGCTGTCCAATGATATTTCAATCCCTTATTTTCCCAATCAGATGTTCTCAAATCCTAGCACAGAAAAAGTAAACAGTGGAGGTTTAAATAACCGATTTGGAACAATATTATCTCCTCCCCGGCCTGTTGGATTTGCTCAACCaagttttcctcttctccctgatATGCCACCGATGCACATGACCAACTCTCACTTGTCCAATTTTAACATGACATCTTTGTTTCCAGAGATAGCCACTGCTCTTCCTGATGGCTCAGCAATGTCTCCTTTGCTTACAATAGCAAATTCCTCAGCGTCTGACTCTTCCAAGCAGACCTCAAACAGACCTGCCCACAACATAAGCCATATTCTAGGTCATGATTGCAGTTCAGCAGTCTAA